The Limanda limanda chromosome 20, fLimLim1.1, whole genome shotgun sequence genome has a segment encoding these proteins:
- the xkr9 gene encoding XK-related protein 9, with amino-acid sequence MLYSDSQYTRLRWLLTIAGLVLYVVDIGTDVALALRYFGEEQYVGAGLTLLFVLAGLLVSQIFSFAWYRDDMKDGLTNPDGRGTVAGMSTGGLVVLHVFGMGVVSRYYHLLKRGFKVARMTPKCSTVEERREEHYSLFCLAADLSMLKLFDAFLESAPQLLLQLYIVLDHKGGSVMQYLSMVFSFFNIAWALVDYRRCLRRSLPLIREMPSGLPTIIYLVYKLCTITSHILSYSLLLILSSYSTVALVLLWLLMTTFTHLLHTNFCSSKGLELLYQAVVGVILTFTFFNVKGQDTKVHMTIYYICHFLINVTAPVLLALLKPEQQTLLLVVGCLIVGGSLLGLVSLILFYLYLHPRGKSLRTDEVDGLGKEVESMRRMRNFLQP; translated from the exons ATGCTCTACTCTGACAGTCAGTACACGCGACTGCGATGGCTACTAACCATTGCTGGACTTGTCCTCTATGTGGTGGACATTGGGACAGACGTGGCACTGGCTCTGAGATATTTTGGTGAGGAACAATATGTCGGGGCTGGACTGACTCTCCTGTTTGTTCTGGCTGGATTGCTGGTGAGCCAGATCTTCAGCTTTGCCTGGTACAGGGACGACATGAAGGATGGGCTGACAAACCCAGACGGCAGAGGAACCGTGGCCGGCATGTCAACTGGTGGACTTGTTGTCCTGCACGTATTTGGCATGGGAGTTGTCTCCAG GTATTACCACCTGTTGAAAAGGGGCTTTAAAGTAGCTAGAATGACGCCAAAGTGCAGCacggtggaggagaggagggaggagcactACTCTCTGTTTTGCCTGGCTGCTGATCTGAGCATGCTCAAACTGTTTGATGCTTTCCTGGAGAGTGCCCCCCAGCTCCTTCTACAACTCTACATAGTGCTGGATCACAAAGGAGGCTCTGTTATGCAGT ATTTATCTATGGTCTTTTCCTTCTTCAATATCGCCTGGGCCCTGGTGGACTATCGCCGCTGCCTGCGCAGATCCCTCCCCCTTATCAGGGAGATGCCCTCAGGCCTCCCCACAATAATCTACCTCGTGTACAAACTTTGTACGATCACCAGCCACATCCTCAGCTACAGCCTCCTCCTCATACTGAGCTCTTACAGCACCGTggccctcgtcctcctctggCTGCTCATGACAACCTTCACACACCTGCTTCACACCAACTTCTGCTCATCCAAAGGCCTGGAGCTCCTCTACCAGGCCGTCGTGGGAGTCATCCTCACCTTCACCTTTTTCAACGTCAAAGGACAGGACACAAAAGTGCACATGACCATCTACTATATTTGCCACTTTCTCATAAACGTTACGGCTCCGGTCCTGCTGGCTCTGTTGAAGCCAGAACAGCAGACATTACTGCTGGTAGTTGGTTGTTTGATCGTTGGAGGGTCATTGCTGGGCCTGGTGAGCCTCATCCTGTTCTACCTCTACCTGCATCCCAGGGGGAAGTCGCTCAGGACAGATGAGGTGGATGGTCTGGGGAAGGAAGTTGAGAGCATGAGAAGAATGAGGAACTTTTTACAACCCTGA
- the tram1 gene encoding translocating chain-associated membrane protein 1, which produces MAIRKKANKSPPVLSHEFVIQNHADIVSCVAMVFLLGLMFEVTSKFAVLFITVQYNVTISTTEGLEETAVNHFHHGIKDLATIFFYMLVAIIMHAIIQEYVLDKLNRKKHFSKTKHSKFNESGQLSAFYFVSFGWGMSILLSENFLSSPVSLWEGYPHTLMPFQMKFYFICQLGYWLHSLPELYFQKTKKEDIPRQLVYIFLYLVHIAVAYILNLNRLCLVLLVLHYCVELLFHISRLIYFSNENRQLGFTMWAVLFVLARLLTLTLSVLTVGFGLANAENQGFDFAAGNFNVLFVRITVLAAICLTQAFMMWKFINFQLRRWREHAQVQTLKKKQVPAKSKSKKDKANGVNGVNSHAADSPRARKEKSS; this is translated from the exons ATGGCGATCCGAAAGAAGGCGAACAAGAGCCCGCCGGTGCTGAGCCATGAGTTTGTCATCCAGAACCACGCAGACATTGTTTCCTGCGTTGCTATGGTGTTCCTCCTCGGGCTCATGTTTGAG GTCACCTCGAAGTTTGCCGTGCTGTTCATAACTGTCCAGTACAATGTCACCATATCAACAACCG AGGGCCTAGAGGAGACGGCCGTGAACCACTTCCACCATGGCATCAAGGACTTGGCCACCATCTTCTTCTACATGCTCGTGGCCATCATTATGCACGCCATCATCCAGGAGTATGTGCTGGAT AAACTCAACAGGAAGAAGCACTTCTCCAAAACCAAGCACAGCAAGTTCAACGAGTCGGGCCAGCTCAGCGCTTTCTACTTCGTCTCCTTCGGCTGGGGCATGAGCATCCTCCTCTCT GAAAACTTCCTGTCCAGTCCAGTCTCCCTGTGGGAGGGATATCCCCACACACTGATGCC aTTCCAGATGAAATTCTACTTTATCTGTCAGCTGGGTTACTGGTTACACTCTCTGCCTGAACTCTACTTCCAAAAGACAAAGaag GAGGATATTCCGCGCCAGCTTGTGTACATCTTCCTGTACCTGGTCCACATTGCAGTCGCCTACATTCTGAA TCTGAACCGCCTGTGTCTCGTCCTGCTGGTGTTGCACTACTGTGTGGAGCTGCTCTTCCACATCTCCCGCTTGATCTACTTCAGCAACGAGAACAGGCAGCTGGG TTTCACAATGTGGGCCGTGCTCTTTGTCCTGGCGCGGCTGCTCACCCTGACCCTGTCCGTCCTCACCGTGGGCTTCGGCCTCGCCAACGCTGAGAATCAGGGCTTCGACTTCGCAGCGGGAAACTTCAATGTTCTCTTTGTGCG GATAACTGTGCTGGCTGCCATCTGCCTCACTCAGGCCTTCATGATGTGGAAATTTATCAACTTCCAGCTGCGCCGGTGGAGAGAGCACGCTCAGGTTCAGACCttgaaaaagaaacaagttCCAGCCAAGAGCAAAtcaaagaaagacaaag CCAATGGAGTAAATGGAGTGAACTCCCATGCAGCTGATTCACCAAGAGCAAGAAAGGAGAAGTCTTCATAA